AGGATAGATGTCTCAAGAATTAGAACGCGTTTATACAATTAATTTAGGTAAAGTAAAGCTTTCACAATCCCAACATAGATCTGTAAGAGCAATTAACATGATTAGAGAATTTGCTCAACATCACATGAAAGTTGAGACAATCAAAATTGAAGAAGATTTAGCTCATGAAGTTTGGTCAAAAGGAGTTCGTAATCCTCCAAGAAAAATTAGAGT
The genomic region above belongs to Nitrosopumilus sp. and contains:
- a CDS encoding 50S ribosomal protein L31e; the encoded protein is MSQELERVYTINLGKVKLSQSQHRSVRAINMIREFAQHHMKVETIKIEEDLAHEVWSKGVRNPPRKIRVRMSKTEDGYVLVSRYDEDAESKVTPEKETKKVSDKVEEPAKEAPKKEEPAKEAP